One Sphingomonas endolithica genomic window, CCTGATCAGCTTATGGATGTCGCTGCTCAGCCTGCCATGCTCGGCGGCCCAGTCGGCGCTCAGGAAATCGTCGCGCATCGCATCGTTCCTTGTCGCTGTCGTTGATGATGCATGGAACATGCGCGGCGCCGCCAGTGTTCGCCAACAAATCATTCGACAAGATACACAAGGCCACCTTATCGTTCGGCATGCGCCGCCTGCCGCCCTTATCCGCTGTCCGGGTGTTCGAAGCAGCAGCTCGTCATGAGAATTTCACTATCGCCGCGGCCGAACTCGGCATGACACAGGCGGCGGTCAGCTATCAGGTCAAGCTGCTCGAGGAGCGGCTCGGCGTGCCGCTGTTCCGGCGCGAAAAGCGCGGCGTGGTGCTGACCGAGGCCGGGCGTCGTGCTGCCCCGGCCGTGTCGCATGCGTTCGACGGGCTCGACGCGGCGTTCGGCGCCCTGCGCGCGGAGGATGTGTCGCTGCTGACCGTATCGACCTCAACGACCTTCGCCAATACGTGGTTCGCCCGCCGCCTTGGCGGGTTCCAGATGGCACATCCCGACATGGCGGTGCGGCTCAACACCAGTGACTCGCTGGTCGATTTCGCCGCCGATCCGGTCGACGTGGCGGTACGCTCCGGGCTGGGCACCTGGCCCGGTTTGCTGGCCGATCTACTGCTCCCGGTCGATTTCACGCCAATGTGCAGCCCGGGCTTTCTTGCCCGCCATGGCGGCGCGCTGTCGCTGGCCGACCTGCATCATCTCCCGCTGGTCGGCGCGGAGGATCCATGGTGGGTGTATTGGCTGGCCGATGCCGGCGGTGCACAGCTGCCGGGTCGCCGCCCGAGCGTTCGGCTGGATTCACAGGCGATGGAAGGCAATGCCGCTATCGCCGGGCAGGGCATTGCGTTGCTCACGCCGTTCTTCTGGCGCGGCGATCTTGCCGAGGGCCGCCTCGTCCGCCCATTCGATCACGTCGCCACGCAAGGCCAGGCATATTGGCTGGTGTATCCCGAGCATCGCCGCACCTCACCCAAGATCCGGCAGTTCCGCGACTGGCTGTTGACCGAGATCGCGCAAGATCATGCCGATGCCATGGCGCAACTCCCGGCACGCTGCTAATCCGCATCAATGCCCAGCGCCGTGAAAGACCCCGAGGACCCCTTCAACGCCATTGTCGATGCGCCGTTCGATAGTGCGCTTTCCGACCGTTACCTGGTCTATGCGCTGTCCACGATCACCGCGCGCTCGCTGCCCGATGTGCGCGACGGGCTGAAGCCGGTGCATCGCCGGCTGCTGTGGGCGATGCGGCTGCTGAAGCTCGATCCGAGCCAAGGTTATAAGAAATGCGCGCGCGTCGTCGGCGATGTCATCGGCAAGTATCATCCGCATGGCGATCAGTCGGTCTATGACGCGATGGTCCGCCTCGCGCAGGATTTCGCGATGCGGTATCCGCTGGTCGACGGGCAGGGCAATTTCGGCAATATCGACGGCGATAATGCCGCGGCCTATCGCTATACCGAAGCGCGGCTGACGCAGGTCGCGATCGACATGATGGAGGGGCTCGACGAGAACGCCGTCGATTACCGCCCGACCTACAACAACGAAGACGAAGAGCCCGAACTGCTGCCGGGCCTGTTCCCCAATCTGCTCGCCAACGGCGCGGCGGGGATCGCCGTGGGCATGGCGACGAGCATTCCGCCGCATAACGCCGCCGAACTGTTCGACGCGGCGATCCTGCTGATCGATCAGCCCGATGCGAGCGATGCGCAGGTACTTGAGCATGTACGAGGGCCGGATTTCCCGACCGGCGGGCTGGTGGTCGATTCGCCGGCGGCGATCGCCGAGGCCTATGCCACCGGGCGCGGGGGTTTTCGCGTACGCGCGCGCTGGACGATCGAGAAGGAGAAGGGCGGCGGCTGGAATGCGGTGGTCACGGAGATCCCGTACGGCATCCAGAAGGGCAAATTGATCGAGCAGATCGCCGGGCTGATCAACGACAAGAAACTGCCGATCCTGGCCGATGTGCGCGACGAATCCGACGCGGTGATCCGCATCGTGATCGAGCCGCGCAGCCGCACGGTCGATCCCGACATGCTCATGGAGAGCCTGTTCCGGCTGTCCGATCTCGAGAATCGTGTCAGCCTGAACCTCAACGTGCTCGACAAGATGCGCACGCCGCGCGTGATGTCCTTGCGCGAGGCGCTGCAGGGTTGGGTCGAGCATCAGTTCGTCGTGCTGCAGCGGCGCTCGCAATATCGGCTCGACAAGATCGCTGAGCGGGTCGAGCTGCTCGACGGCTATCTGATCGCCTATCTCAATCTCGACCGGGTGATCGAGATTATCCGCACCGAGGACGAGCCCAAGCCGATCATGATCGCGGAGTTCGGGCTGACCGACCGTCAGGCCGAGGCGATCCTCGATATGCGGCTGCGCCGCTTGCGCAAGCTGGAGGAGATGCAGATCCGGAAAGAGCGCGACGGGCTTGAGACTGAGAAGAGCGGGCTGGAGCTGTTGCTGGGCAGCGAGGCGCGGCAGCGCACGCGGTTGAAGCGCGACATGGGTAAGCTGCGCGAGCGTTATGGGCCGGAGACGCCGCTGGGTAAGCGGCGCACCACCGTTGCCGAGGCAGCGCCGTCGCGCGACATTCCGATGGAATTGATGATCGAGCGCGAGCCGATCACGGTGATCCTGTCCGAACGCGGCTGGATTCGCGCGATGAAGGGCCATGCCGATGAGGCGGCGCTGGCCGCGCTCAAGTTCAAGGAAGGCGACGGACCGATGTTCGCCTTCAACGCGCAGACGACCGACAAATTGTTGCTCGCGGCAGAGAACGGGCGGTTCTTCACGTTAGGTGCCGATAAATTGCCCGGCGGGCGCGGGTTCGGCGAGCCGGTGCGGCTGATGATCGATCTCGACGGCGATGTCGGTATCGTCGCATTGCTGCCGGCGAGCCGGGCGAAGAAATTGCTGGTGGCGGCAAGCGACGGGCGCGGGTTCATCGTGCAGGCGACCGACACGATCGCCGAGACGCGCAAGGGCAAGACGGTGGTGACGCCGCGACCCGGGGCGAAACTGAAACTGGTTAAGCCGGTCGATCCAGCGGCGGATTACGTCGCCGCGATCGGCGACAATCGCCGATTGCTGGTGTTCCCCCTCACCGAGCTGGCCGAACTGTCCAAGGGGCAGGGGGTGCAGTTGCAGCGCTACGGCGATGGCGGGCTGTCCGACGCCGTGACGTTCGTGTTCGCCAACGGGCTCAGTTGGGCGATGGGCGGCGATACGGGCCGCACGCGAACCGAAACCGACGTGACGGCCTGGCGGGCGGCCCGGGGGGCCGCCGGTCGCATGCCGCCAACGGGGTTCCCGCGCGACAATCGTTTCTAGATTCCAGGATCGCGGCGCCTGCGCGCAACGATGGAACATGGCGCGCGCGAAGCAGAACGTTAAGATAGCTTCGGTCAGGCAGCTTTAGTTCCTCTTAACTAACTTGCATTACCAATAATGCTTGATGATGATGACCAAGGCATTGGGCAGGCTTCGCAAGTCTCCGGCGGTACCGCTGGCGGAAGAGCCTTCCGCTGTGCCGAGCTTGGGGTTGGCCACGGCGGCAATAAATCTGTTGCCGATACCCGCGGCGCTCGTCGTCCAGCGCGGCGACCGCTTCGATCTCGCTGCCTGCAATACTGCCTTCCAGCATGCGGGGCTCGGCACGGCCGATGGCGCCGCACCGTTGCTCGAACTTCTCGGCGGGCGCGTCGAGGCTTTCCTGCACGGCGATCTGCTGCACGATGAATTCGGCTGGCAGTTCGGCGATTCGATCGATTGTCGGCATTACCGCGTCACACTAGCGCGGCTGGAGCGCAGCCAGCTGCAGCGCTGCCTGATCACCTTGCTCGATCACACCTCCGAACTGCGCACCGAAGACAATATGCGCCGCGAGATGATGACGGACAGCCTCACCGGCCTGCCTAATCGCGCCGGCTTTTCCGATCGGCTGGAGGCAAAGCTCGTCGATCCGGCACAGCGCGCGCGGTATGCGGTGATGGTGATCGACCTCGACCGCTTCAGCCGGGTCAACGCCTGCCTCGGCTCAATGGCGGGCGATGAATTGCTGATCACCGTCGCGCGTCGCTTGAAGAGCGCGTTGCGCGCGCAGGACGTGCTGGCACGTACCGGCGGTGATGAATTCGGTATCCTGCTGACGCTGGAGGACGGTCCGGGGGATGCTAGGCATGTCGCCGATCGCATCGTGGCAGCACTCAGCACGCCGTTTCGCCTGTCCGACTTCGAGATCACCATGTCGGTCTCGATCGGCATCGCCTTCGGCGCGGAGGAACTCGCCGATGCCGGGGAGTTGATCCGCCACGCCCAATTCACCGTCAAGCGCTCGAAGGTCAGCGGCAAGGCCGAATCGTATCAGCCACAGGCGTTCGATATCGCGCGCGAACAGTTCGGCATCGAAACCGCGCTGCGCCGGGCGGTGGAGAACGGGTTGATGCGGCTCGCCTACCAACCGATCTGCGATCTGGCGACGGGCAAGATCGTCTCCTTCGAGGCGCTGGCGCGCTGGACCGACGAGGAAGGGCGCGACCATTCGCCATGCGACTTCATCCCCGTCGCCGAGGAATCGGGGTTGATCGTGCCGCTCGGTCGCTGGGCGATCGACAAGGCGGCGGAGACGCTGGCCGATTGGGACCGAAGATCGGGTGGGGACTGCGGCGCAAAGCTGGCGGTCAATCTCTCCGCCATCCAGCTACAGCGCGATCGCATTGCGCCGATCGTCGAACGCGCGTTGGCCACGCACGGTCTGGAGGGGCGGCGTTTCACGCTCGAGCTGACCGAAAGCGCGCTGGTCATCGATCCCGACCGAACGGCGGACATCATGCGTGCCCTGAAGGCGCTCGGCGCGACGATTGCCATGGACGATTTCGGCACCGGTTACTCCAACCTGGCCTATCTGCAGCGCCTGCCGATCGACGTGCTGAAGATCGACCGGAGCTTTATCACCGGCATGCTCGCCGACCGCGACAAGATTGCCATCGTCCGCGCCATCCTCAGCCTCGCCCAGGCGCTGGGCATGGGAACCACCGCCGAGGGCATCGAATCGAACGAACTGGCCCAGACATTGGCGGCACTCGGCTGCACCTATGGCCAAGGCTATGTCTATGCCCGTCCCCTGGAAGCAATCGACGCCTACGCGTTCCTGCTCGAACGGAGCTGATCGACCGCAGCATCGGCGAGTTGCTCGACTCGGCCAGCTTGCGGGAAGCCCTCCGCGATCCAGGCTTCCTCGACCTGCTTCAGCAACCTTGCGACGTCCGGGCCCTTGTCGATCCCGCGCGTGACGAATGCGCCACCGCTCAGGGGAAGCGTGGGCGCGTGGAATGCCGCTGCGCGGACGACCTCTTCGATCGGGCGATCGGACAGCAGCAGCCGATCCACCGCGAGCGCCGTGCCGATACGATAAGCCAGAATCTCCGGCCCACGCAGATCGATATTCTCGCCCGAACTGACCATCCGCCGCCGCTCCGCCTTGGACAGCTTGAGTCGGGCGCCGACATGCTCCAGCACCGCGGGGTCCTTGGGGATCAAGGAGCAAAGCCGCCGCAATGCATCGGGCGACACCGCGGCCGCTGCCTCCCGCTCGGCTAGCGCCGCCAACCGCCTCGCGGCGTCGTCGCCGATCTCTGGCAACACCGGTCGGAAGATGCCGCGCTCGACCATCAATGCTATGACACGCGGAGCATGCCGCGCCACGACCAGCTTCAATACCTCCGTCGCAATCCGCTCGCGCGATAGCGCCATCAGGTCGTTGGCGCGCACTGTACACGCCGCGAGCGCTTCTTGATCGGGCGTATCGCCGAATCGGGCGTGGAATCTGAAATAGCGCAAGATTCGCAGGTGGTCCTCGCCGATGCGCTGCAGCGGATCGCCGATGAAGCGCACCCGACCGGCTGCGAGATCGCCCAGACCGCCGAAATAGTCGATCACTTCGCCGGAGAGCGGATCGGCGTACAGAGCGTTCATGGTGAAATCGCGGCGCGCCGCGTCTTCTCTCCAGTCATCGGTGAAGGCGACTACGGCGTGCCGGCCATCGGTTGCAACGTCGCGCCTGAGCGTCGTCACCTCGACTGGACCCGAGGGAAGCACGGCAGTGATCGTGCCATGCGCGATTCCGGTTGGCACTGCCTTGATCCCGGCGCGTCCGAGCAGGTGCAGCACGTCTTCGGGATGATGCCGTGTCGCGAGATCGATATCGGCGGCGTCGATGCCGATCAGCGTGTCGCGCACGATCCCGCCGACCAGCCGCACTTGCCCGGAGTCCGCGCCCAAGGCGTCGATCAGTGCCGACAGACCCTCGCGCTGCAGGAACGGCGCATCACGCGCAATCACGCC contains:
- the gcvA gene encoding transcriptional regulator GcvA, with product MFANKSFDKIHKATLSFGMRRLPPLSAVRVFEAAARHENFTIAAAELGMTQAAVSYQVKLLEERLGVPLFRREKRGVVLTEAGRRAAPAVSHAFDGLDAAFGALRAEDVSLLTVSTSTTFANTWFARRLGGFQMAHPDMAVRLNTSDSLVDFAADPVDVAVRSGLGTWPGLLADLLLPVDFTPMCSPGFLARHGGALSLADLHHLPLVGAEDPWWVYWLADAGGAQLPGRRPSVRLDSQAMEGNAAIAGQGIALLTPFFWRGDLAEGRLVRPFDHVATQGQAYWLVYPEHRRTSPKIRQFRDWLLTEIAQDHADAMAQLPARC
- the parC gene encoding DNA topoisomerase IV subunit A, whose amino-acid sequence is MKDPEDPFNAIVDAPFDSALSDRYLVYALSTITARSLPDVRDGLKPVHRRLLWAMRLLKLDPSQGYKKCARVVGDVIGKYHPHGDQSVYDAMVRLAQDFAMRYPLVDGQGNFGNIDGDNAAAYRYTEARLTQVAIDMMEGLDENAVDYRPTYNNEDEEPELLPGLFPNLLANGAAGIAVGMATSIPPHNAAELFDAAILLIDQPDASDAQVLEHVRGPDFPTGGLVVDSPAAIAEAYATGRGGFRVRARWTIEKEKGGGWNAVVTEIPYGIQKGKLIEQIAGLINDKKLPILADVRDESDAVIRIVIEPRSRTVDPDMLMESLFRLSDLENRVSLNLNVLDKMRTPRVMSLREALQGWVEHQFVVLQRRSQYRLDKIAERVELLDGYLIAYLNLDRVIEIIRTEDEPKPIMIAEFGLTDRQAEAILDMRLRRLRKLEEMQIRKERDGLETEKSGLELLLGSEARQRTRLKRDMGKLRERYGPETPLGKRRTTVAEAAPSRDIPMELMIEREPITVILSERGWIRAMKGHADEAALAALKFKEGDGPMFAFNAQTTDKLLLAAENGRFFTLGADKLPGGRGFGEPVRLMIDLDGDVGIVALLPASRAKKLLVAASDGRGFIVQATDTIAETRKGKTVVTPRPGAKLKLVKPVDPAADYVAAIGDNRRLLVFPLTELAELSKGQGVQLQRYGDGGLSDAVTFVFANGLSWAMGGDTGRTRTETDVTAWRAARGAAGRMPPTGFPRDNRF
- a CDS encoding putative bifunctional diguanylate cyclase/phosphodiesterase, with protein sequence MMMTKALGRLRKSPAVPLAEEPSAVPSLGLATAAINLLPIPAALVVQRGDRFDLAACNTAFQHAGLGTADGAAPLLELLGGRVEAFLHGDLLHDEFGWQFGDSIDCRHYRVTLARLERSQLQRCLITLLDHTSELRTEDNMRREMMTDSLTGLPNRAGFSDRLEAKLVDPAQRARYAVMVIDLDRFSRVNACLGSMAGDELLITVARRLKSALRAQDVLARTGGDEFGILLTLEDGPGDARHVADRIVAALSTPFRLSDFEITMSVSIGIAFGAEELADAGELIRHAQFTVKRSKVSGKAESYQPQAFDIAREQFGIETALRRAVENGLMRLAYQPICDLATGKIVSFEALARWTDEEGRDHSPCDFIPVAEESGLIVPLGRWAIDKAAETLADWDRRSGGDCGAKLAVNLSAIQLQRDRIAPIVERALATHGLEGRRFTLELTESALVIDPDRTADIMRALKALGATIAMDDFGTGYSNLAYLQRLPIDVLKIDRSFITGMLADRDKIAIVRAILSLAQALGMGTTAEGIESNELAQTLAALGCTYGQGYVYARPLEAIDAYAFLLERS
- a CDS encoding CCA tRNA nucleotidyltransferase, with amino-acid sequence MDGVIARDAPFLQREGLSALIDALGADSGQVRLVGGIVRDTLIGIDAADIDLATRHHPEDVLHLLGRAGIKAVPTGIAHGTITAVLPSGPVEVTTLRRDVATDGRHAVVAFTDDWREDAARRDFTMNALYADPLSGEVIDYFGGLGDLAAGRVRFIGDPLQRIGEDHLRILRYFRFHARFGDTPDQEALAACTVRANDLMALSRERIATEVLKLVVARHAPRVIALMVERGIFRPVLPEIGDDAARRLAALAEREAAAAVSPDALRRLCSLIPKDPAVLEHVGARLKLSKAERRRMVSSGENIDLRGPEILAYRIGTALAVDRLLLSDRPIEEVVRAAAFHAPTLPLSGGAFVTRGIDKGPDVARLLKQVEEAWIAEGFPQAGRVEQLADAAVDQLRSSRNA